One region of Natronorubrum aibiense genomic DNA includes:
- a CDS encoding NAD-dependent epimerase/dehydratase family protein, translated as MHLEDCRLLVTGGAGLVGSELTHQLVEHNDVVVVDDLSNGVHESVPETAEFVQGDLSKRETLEHVVTEDLDAVFHCAAADKYVNSDDPRAQFDANVGMTQSLLARMDEVDVDKIAFTSSSTVYGEAPRPTPEDYAPLEPISTYGAAKLAEESILSVYAHSHGFTVWNFRFANVVGPRFGAGVIPDFVEKLDENPEVLTILGNGRQAKSYMHVEECVEAIRYVLERASESSGPMHTYNLGTETTTSVDRIADIVSEEMVLDPHYEYTGGDRGWTGDIPKMRLSIEKLGALGWKPSLSSDDSVRRVAKALVNIRL; from the coding sequence ATGCATCTAGAAGACTGTCGTCTCCTCGTGACCGGTGGTGCGGGACTTGTTGGATCTGAACTGACTCACCAGCTCGTCGAACATAACGATGTCGTCGTCGTCGATGACCTCTCGAACGGAGTTCACGAATCCGTCCCCGAAACCGCCGAATTCGTTCAAGGAGATCTTTCGAAACGAGAAACACTCGAGCACGTCGTTACAGAAGACCTCGATGCAGTGTTCCACTGTGCAGCAGCCGATAAATACGTCAACAGTGACGATCCACGGGCGCAGTTCGATGCGAACGTCGGGATGACCCAATCGCTTCTCGCTCGAATGGACGAAGTGGACGTCGACAAGATCGCGTTCACGTCATCCTCGACGGTGTACGGGGAAGCTCCGCGGCCGACGCCAGAAGATTACGCGCCCCTCGAGCCGATTAGCACCTATGGGGCCGCGAAACTCGCGGAGGAATCGATTCTATCAGTCTACGCTCATTCTCACGGCTTTACCGTCTGGAACTTCCGGTTCGCAAATGTTGTTGGTCCGCGGTTTGGGGCTGGTGTGATTCCCGATTTCGTGGAGAAACTCGACGAGAATCCTGAAGTGTTGACGATCCTCGGTAATGGCCGACAGGCAAAGTCCTATATGCACGTCGAGGAGTGTGTGGAAGCGATTCGGTACGTTCTCGAACGTGCTTCTGAATCCAGCGGGCCGATGCACACCTACAACCTGGGAACAGAGACGACAACGTCTGTCGATCGTATTGCCGATATAGTGAGCGAAGAGATGGTGCTCGATCCTCACTACGAATACACTGGTGGTGATCGGGGATGGACAGGCGACATTCCAAAAATGAGGTTGTCCATCGAGAAACTGGGTGCACTTGGTTGGAAGCCATCGCTCAGTAGTGATGACTCCGTTCGACGAGTCGCTAAAGCGCTGGTCAACATCCGTCTTTAG
- a CDS encoding sugar phosphate nucleotidyltransferase: MDAIVLAGGYATRLWPITRRRPKMFLPIDGTTVIDRIFEELEADDRIQDVYVSTNTAFVDEFESHLTDRPYKKPTLSVEETTHENEKLGVVGALAQLVEREGLSEDTLIIAGDNYISFDVGDFIDHFESHGTPTIAAYDVGTPENATQYGVVDVEDGRVVDFEEKPDDPESSLISIACYGFPAEALDLLETYLENGNNSDEPGWFLQWLQARKPVHAFSFDGAWFDIGTPGSYLDAICHHLEGSSSIASSARIKNSQIGENVLIMEGAEVVDATIERAVIFPGTTITDASVRNSVLDEASVVEGVDLDGGVIGSHTKLRDKQSQKRTEQAPEIV; encoded by the coding sequence ATGGATGCTATCGTTCTCGCTGGCGGATACGCAACCCGACTCTGGCCGATCACGAGACGCCGGCCGAAGATGTTTCTCCCGATCGACGGCACCACGGTGATTGACCGGATCTTCGAAGAACTTGAGGCCGACGACCGAATCCAGGACGTCTACGTCTCGACGAACACGGCCTTTGTCGATGAGTTCGAATCCCATCTTACCGACCGTCCATACAAGAAACCCACCCTTTCGGTCGAAGAGACGACTCACGAAAACGAGAAACTCGGTGTCGTCGGTGCGCTTGCCCAGCTGGTCGAACGGGAGGGACTCTCCGAGGACACGCTGATCATCGCGGGTGACAACTATATTAGCTTCGATGTCGGGGATTTCATCGATCATTTCGAGTCTCACGGCACGCCGACGATCGCCGCCTACGACGTCGGCACGCCGGAAAACGCCACCCAGTATGGGGTCGTCGACGTGGAAGACGGCCGCGTCGTCGACTTCGAGGAGAAACCCGACGACCCAGAGAGTTCGCTGATCTCGATCGCCTGCTACGGCTTCCCCGCCGAGGCACTCGACCTCCTCGAGACGTACCTTGAGAACGGTAACAATTCGGACGAGCCCGGCTGGTTCCTCCAATGGCTTCAGGCTCGCAAACCAGTTCACGCCTTCTCGTTCGATGGTGCATGGTTCGACATCGGAACGCCGGGGTCGTACCTCGATGCAATCTGCCACCATCTCGAGGGTAGCTCCTCAATCGCTTCTTCTGCACGAATCAAGAACAGCCAAATCGGAGAGAACGTTCTCATTATGGAAGGTGCAGAAGTTGTCGATGCGACGATCGAGCGGGCTGTCATCTTTCCGGGGACGACCATCACGGACGCATCTGTTCGAAACAGCGTCCTCGATGAAGCGAGTGTCGTGGAAGGGGTCGATCTCGACGGTGGCGTAATCGGATCGCATACGAAACTTCGGGATAAGCAATCGCAAAAGCGAACCGAACAGGCTCCCGAGATCGTATAA
- the aglF gene encoding UTP--glucose-1-phosphate uridylyltransferase AglF, which translates to MKAVVLAAGEGTRLRPLTEDKPKGMVEVDGKPILTHCLDQLVDLGAEEFVLVVGYLKEKVIDHYGDEYRGVPITYTHQREQKGLAHALLTVEEHIDDDFMLILGDNIFQANLEDVVRRQEEERADAAFLVEEVPWDEASRYGVCDTNKYGEITDVVEKPEEPPSNLVMTGFYTFSPAIFNACHLVQPSNRGEYEISEAIDLLIQSGRTIDAIGLDGWRIDVGYPEDRDEAEQRLQDVDGDVTEAVSD; encoded by the coding sequence ATGAAAGCAGTCGTTCTTGCTGCAGGAGAGGGGACGCGTCTGCGGCCGCTGACGGAAGATAAACCCAAGGGAATGGTCGAAGTCGACGGGAAACCGATTCTGACACACTGTCTCGACCAGCTCGTCGATCTCGGCGCGGAGGAGTTCGTTCTCGTCGTGGGCTATCTCAAAGAGAAAGTTATCGATCACTACGGTGATGAGTACCGCGGTGTTCCGATCACATACACCCATCAGCGCGAACAGAAGGGGCTCGCCCATGCACTGTTAACCGTCGAAGAACACATCGACGACGACTTCATGCTGATTCTCGGCGACAACATCTTCCAGGCGAACCTCGAGGACGTCGTCCGTCGACAAGAAGAAGAACGTGCGGACGCTGCTTTCCTCGTCGAAGAGGTGCCGTGGGACGAAGCCTCCCGATATGGGGTCTGTGACACTAACAAGTATGGTGAGATCACGGATGTCGTCGAGAAACCCGAGGAGCCGCCGTCGAACCTAGTGATGACCGGCTTCTATACGTTCTCGCCGGCGATCTTCAACGCCTGCCATCTCGTTCAACCCTCCAATCGCGGCGAGTATGAGATCAGTGAGGCGATCGACCTGCTGATTCAAAGCGGACGGACAATCGACGCGATCGGTCTTGATGGCTGGCGGATCGATGTCGGATATCCAGAGGATCGGGATGAAGCCGAACAGCGGCTACAGGACGTCGATGGAGACGTTACCGAAGCAGTTAGTGACTGA
- the aglM gene encoding UDP-glucose 6-dehydrogenase AglM, with protein sequence MHITVIGSGYVGTTIAACFADLGHDVTAIDIDEEIVDTLNDGQSPISESGLENLLETHTGNRLEATTSYDAVPESDVTFLAIGTPSNDDGSIDLGALEAAVEATGEAVVDKDERHLVVIKSTVTPPSIETVLKPAVHRGADGNENIEIGMNPEFLREGSAVADFLHPDKLVFGASSEWGMDRLHAVFEPLLEDHDAHIVETDPQTAAMIKYANNAFLASKISLVNDLGNICKEFDLDAYEVMEAIGLDDRISEQFLRSGVGWGGSCFPKDVNAIIAAAREEDYDPAVLEATVEVNDRQPERMLELLADYVELEGARIAVLGLSFKPNTDDIRNSRAIPVIESLRSHGADVVAYDPVAADEMAEKFPNVDYAKTAVDALQDADGTLVVTDWDEFSDLDSEFDEMATPVVIDGRRCVERRDGIVYQGLTW encoded by the coding sequence ATGCACATCACGGTCATCGGCAGCGGCTACGTGGGGACGACGATTGCAGCCTGTTTTGCGGACCTCGGGCACGACGTGACGGCGATCGATATCGACGAGGAAATCGTCGACACGCTCAACGACGGACAGTCACCGATCTCTGAATCCGGACTCGAGAATCTCCTCGAGACTCACACCGGAAATCGACTCGAGGCCACTACCTCCTACGACGCCGTCCCCGAATCGGACGTCACCTTCTTGGCGATCGGGACACCGTCGAACGACGACGGTAGCATCGATCTCGGGGCGCTGGAAGCAGCGGTCGAGGCAACCGGTGAAGCCGTCGTAGACAAAGACGAGCGCCATCTGGTCGTCATCAAGAGTACGGTGACGCCACCGAGCATCGAGACCGTGCTCAAGCCAGCAGTCCACCGAGGTGCAGATGGAAATGAGAACATCGAGATCGGGATGAATCCCGAGTTCCTCCGCGAGGGAAGCGCTGTTGCGGATTTCCTGCACCCGGATAAGCTCGTTTTCGGGGCGAGTTCCGAGTGGGGGATGGATCGATTGCATGCGGTGTTTGAACCACTGCTCGAGGACCACGATGCTCACATCGTCGAAACGGACCCGCAGACGGCTGCGATGATCAAGTACGCGAACAATGCCTTCCTCGCGTCGAAAATCAGTCTGGTCAACGATCTCGGAAACATCTGCAAGGAGTTCGACCTCGACGCCTACGAAGTGATGGAGGCGATCGGCCTCGATGACCGCATCTCAGAGCAATTCCTCCGCAGTGGTGTCGGCTGGGGTGGCTCCTGTTTCCCAAAGGATGTCAATGCAATCATCGCAGCCGCACGCGAGGAAGACTACGATCCAGCCGTCCTCGAGGCGACCGTCGAAGTCAACGACCGCCAGCCCGAACGCATGCTCGAGTTGCTCGCAGACTATGTCGAACTCGAGGGGGCCCGCATTGCAGTCCTTGGTTTGTCGTTCAAACCGAACACGGACGATATCCGGAACTCGCGGGCGATCCCCGTGATCGAATCGCTTCGCAGTCACGGAGCCGACGTGGTTGCCTACGATCCGGTCGCTGCCGACGAAATGGCCGAAAAGTTCCCGAATGTTGACTACGCGAAGACGGCTGTGGATGCACTCCAGGATGCAGACGGCACACTCGTCGTTACCGATTGGGATGAATTTAGCGACCTCGATAGCGAGTTCGACGAGATGGCAACCCCGGTCGTTATTGATGGCCGACGATGTGTCGAACGCCGCGATGGTATCGTCTATCAAGGACTAACTTGGTAA
- a CDS encoding metal-dependent hydrolase — protein sequence MLPLGHLAVAYLCYSLLTRVRFKSPPTHVPVLIVLFASLFPDLLDKPLAWGLGLLPSGRTLGHSLLFLVPLSIGLYVFTRRYGRSEYAVAFAIGVLPHSPLDIMTLLWDPYSSEQFLLWPLFSFPIPPILDSYHPPLGAFYILSELGFAALAFMLWWYDGFPGFKLLRAGFEQETHTAK from the coding sequence GTGTTGCCCCTTGGCCACCTCGCGGTTGCCTATCTCTGCTATAGTCTCTTGACTCGAGTCCGCTTCAAGAGCCCACCAACACACGTCCCCGTGCTCATTGTCCTTTTCGCGAGTCTGTTCCCAGATTTACTCGACAAACCGCTGGCGTGGGGTCTGGGCCTTCTCCCATCGGGACGAACACTCGGCCATTCACTGCTCTTTCTCGTCCCACTTTCAATCGGGCTCTACGTATTCACCCGTCGGTATGGGCGTAGCGAGTACGCAGTTGCGTTTGCAATTGGCGTACTCCCACACAGTCCGCTCGATATCATGACACTGCTCTGGGATCCCTACTCGAGCGAGCAGTTTCTCTTGTGGCCGCTGTTTTCGTTTCCGATCCCACCAATCCTTGACTCATACCATCCACCGCTAGGTGCGTTCTACATCCTTTCGGAGCTCGGTTTCGCAGCGTTAGCGTTCATGCTCTGGTGGTATGATGGCTTTCCCGGCTTCAAGTTACTCCGTGCTGGCTTCGAACAGGAGACGCACACAGCTAAATAA
- a CDS encoding PRC-barrel domain-containing protein yields MSEVMARDLQGKSIVGTDGTTFGTLYNVTMDHESGMLCNLIVEPHKESSSMVTDETDDNRLHIPVSRVKTVNDQIIIDTD; encoded by the coding sequence ATGAGTGAAGTCATGGCTCGAGATCTCCAAGGGAAGTCCATTGTTGGGACCGACGGCACGACCTTTGGGACGCTGTACAACGTCACGATGGATCACGAATCCGGCATGCTTTGTAATCTCATTGTCGAGCCGCACAAAGAGTCCTCGTCAATGGTTACTGACGAAACTGACGACAATCGACTTCATATTCCCGTTAGTCGGGTTAAAACGGTGAACGACCAGATCATCATTGACACCGATTAG